From a single Brassica oleracea var. oleracea cultivar TO1000 chromosome C5, BOL, whole genome shotgun sequence genomic region:
- the LOC106344783 gene encoding uncharacterized protein LOC106344783, translating into MVEEILEFRKFPDNMRVSLVVTRFKGRATAWWQQLKESRRQANKSRIDSWARLTKHMRRNFLPYNYERNLYNKLQNLRQGNRSVEEYTTDFFHMAARMTTAETQEQLISRFIGVLRSQLQNALQQFNPSTVSEAHQRALAMEVQLRSNWTSSSTRTRPQLNTTTETTLGQSSNATTSKPDANQKDIPNDSIASSRLARSNALRCFTCGERGHIQTACPKQNRRGLLTQEAACDGEPRFDEYNSDQDNDNDEIEGDT; encoded by the coding sequence ATGGTGGAAGAGATCTTGGAGTTCAGAAAATTCCCGGACAATATGCGAGTTTCTTTAGTAGTAACACGTTTCAAGGGACGAGCTACGGCTTGGTGGCAACAGCTCAAGGAATCTCGCCGACAAGCGAACAAATCCCGCATAGATTCTTGGGCTCGCTTAACCAAACACATGAGGCGTAACTTTCTTCCATACAACTACGAGCGCAACTTGTACAATAAACTACAAAACCTTCGACAAGGCAATCGTTCTGTAGAAGAATACACAACTGATTTCTTTCACATGGCGGCTCGAATGACCACAGCAGAAACACAAGAGCAATTAATCTCTCGATTCATTGGGGTATTACGTTCTCAACTTCAGAATGCTTTACAACAATTTAACCCATCAACGGTGTCTGAAGCTCACCAGCGTGCTCTCGCTATGGAAGTCCAACTCCGTTCAAACTGGACCTCGTCTTCAACACGGACGCGACCTCAACTCAACACAACAACCGAGACCACTCTCGGGCAGTCCTCTAACGCCACAACTTCAAAACCAGATGCAAATCAAAAGGATATTCCTAATGACTCTATTGCATCATCAAGACTAGCAAGATCGAATGCTTTGCGTTGCTTCACGTGTGGAGAGAGAGGCCATATTCAAACGGCCTGTCCGAAACAGAATCGTAGAGGTTTACTAACTCAAGAAGCAGCTTGCGACGGCGAGCCTCGTTTTGACGAGTACAACTCCGACCAGGACAATGACAACGATGAGATCGAGGGAGATACATGA
- the LOC106344784 gene encoding uncharacterized protein LOC106344784: MDDLPLTEGDQNRHLKIGSNLTEGLRRRVIDFLRSNSDYFAWSHADMPRIDPEVIMHKLQVDPLHQPVRQKRRKFAPKRDTINNDEVKSLLGVGFIRQSIEANQEKTWAIHSIPSPKNVKEVQKLTERMAALSRFISKLSDKSHAFFGTLKNPRDFQWTEECESAL, encoded by the exons ATGGACGACTTGCCATTAACAGAAGGAGATCAGAACCGACATCTCAAGATTGGTTCCAATCTGACCGAAGGATTGAGGAGAAGAGTGATAGACTTCCTCAGGTCTAACTCCGACTACTTCGCTTGGTCCCACGCAGACATGCCTAGGATCGATCCGGAAGTCATCATGCACAAGCTGCAGGTGGATCCTCTACATCAACCCGTTAGACAAAAAAGAAGGAAATTTGCTCCGAAAAGAGACACAATCAACAACGATGAAGTCAAAAGCCTGCTCGGCGTGGGGTTCATTCGTCAG AGCATCGAGGCCAACCAGGAGAAAACATGGGCCATTCATTCAATCCCTTCACCGAAGAACGTCAAGGAGGTTCAAAAGCTAACGGAAAGGATGGCGGCCTTGAGCAGGTTCATCTCCAAACTCTCCGACAAATCTCATGCCTTCTTCGGAACCCTCAAGAATCCAAGGGACTTCCAATGGACGGAAGAGTGCGAATCCGCTCTCTAA
- the LOC106344785 gene encoding uncharacterized protein LOC106344785, translating into MDPDSEVKKRERLTKCILKLKDNKLTRVRIESSGSRKPRMLRKSLIGPPQWAVELGEYDVIFLPATAIKSQVLADFVGELSPALLPALEQDVRLRGKTKKEGEWILHVDGSSNVRGAGVGIMLTSPTGNTASRAVRCNFKLTNNESEFEALIAGLTLAHQMGAENIQVFGDSQLIINLVQGEYQAKDDSMIQYLTVAQRLIKKFKSCKLT; encoded by the exons ATGGATCCGGATTCTGAAGTGAAGAAAAGGGAAAGATTGACGAAGTGTATTCTGAAGCTTAAGGATAATAAGCTGACTAGAGTTAGGATTGAATCAAGTGGCTCGAGGAAGCCAAGGATGCTTCGGAAAAGTCTAA TTGGTCCTCCACAATGGGCTGTGGAACTAGGGGAGTACGACGTAATATTTTTACCTGCCACAGCTATAAAGTCACAGGTCCTAGCGGACTTCGTGGGTGAATTATCCCCTGCCTTACTCCCAGCTTTGGAGCAAGACGTACGCCTCCGAGGCAAAACTAAGAAAGAGGGAGAATGGATCCTGCACGTTGATGGGTCAAGCAACGTTAGAGGAGCTGGAGTAGGAATAATGCTTACCTCGCCGACGGGGAACACGGCCTCAAGGGCCGTGAGATGCAACTTCAAATTGACCAACAACGAAAGCGAGTTTGAGGCCCTAATCGCAGGTCTAACTCTCGCCCACCAAATGGGGGCAGAAAACATCCAGGTCTTTGGCGACTCCCAGCTGATAATCAATCTGGTACAAGGAGAATACCAAGCAAAAGACGACAGCATGATCCAATATCTGACAGTCGCCCAGCGACTGATCAAGAAGTTCAAGAGCTGCAAGCTTACTTAA